A window from Solanum stenotomum isolate F172 chromosome 7, ASM1918654v1, whole genome shotgun sequence encodes these proteins:
- the LOC125871759 gene encoding F-box/LRR-repeat protein 17, which translates to MEGRHSHPSTPIPDDFVQKRGKKRGSYNCGRCGLPKKGHVCDLTKEFSEVPTPTSSDAKSFVLPSPLSVVRTKPTPPLPPPRQAVPQLRRALSFDDIGVTDESPGSDDDEGEGEGEFLDFESEFDLGGSGKLPANCLWEVFKRLPPSSLLSSAKVCKGWRDVSRRIWKSAEELRLEVPVKAQIGLVGSVLQKCPGLVKLSLRMKSDVDATMLACIAFSCPNLDSLEILTSETSVNRITGDELGRFVADKRCLTNLKMEGCSNLGGFTLSSTSLSTLCLSELFCHSKMVFNCPNLKEISLIFSRQENENTDLTAMVNGLGRSCPRLQNIHVASVRLTHAVVLALTAANLRGLRMLSLVLGSEITDASVAAIASSYSRLELLDLSGSSISDSGIGMICNVFPETLLKLLLALCPNITSSGIQFAAAQLPNLELMDCGMSICDPDLDSPAEQENDTVELQRTPSSKLHLIYQKLIIKHSHLKKLSLWGCSGLDALYLNCPELSDLNLNSCMNLNPGRLLLQCPNLESVHASGCQDTLVETLQNQVCGDFMAEDNHYPCKRLPDGSKRIRVPHSYSPQPFDDGKRKRRLSKQRCAVLVY; encoded by the exons ATGGAGGGCCGCCATTCTCATCCATCTACTCCAATCCCCGACGACTTTGTTCAGAAGCGGGGCAAAAAACGGGGTAGTTATAACTGTGGGAGATGTGGGCTTCCGAAAAAAGGACATGTTTGTGATTTGACTAAGGAGTTTAGTGAAGTTCCTACTCCGACATCTAGTGATGCTAAGTCATTTGTTTTGCCTTCTCCGCTTTCTGTTGTTCGTACTAAGCCTACTCCACCTCTACCTCCACCACGTCAGGCGGTTCCTCAGCTCCGGCGAGCGCTTTCATTTGATGACATTGGTGTTACTGATGAATCGCCTGGATCTGATGATGATGAGGGTGAGGGTGAGGGGGAGTTTTTGGATTTTGAGAGTGAGTTCGATTTAGGTGGATCTGGGAAGTTGCCGGCGAATTGTTTGTGGGAAGTGTTTAAGAGATTGCCACCGTCGTCGTTGCTTTCTTCGGCGAAGGTGTGTAAGGGTTGGAGGGATGTTTCTAGGAGGATTTGGAAGTCGGCTGAGGAGCTTAGACTTGAGGTTCCTGTGAAGGCTCAGATTGGACTTGTTGGATCCGTGTTGCAGAAGTGTCCTGGACTTGTTAAGCTTTCTCTTAGAATGAAAAG TGATGTGGATGCCACAATGCTGGCCTGCATTGCATTTTCCTGCCCTAATCTGGATTCACTGGAGATCCTCACTTCTGAAACCTCAGTCAATCGGATCACTGG GGATGAATTAGGTCGTTTTGTTGCTGATAAAAGGTGTCTTACCAATCTTAAGATGGAAGGCTGCTCAAATCTCGGGGGCTTTACTCTTTCTTCAACCAGCCTTTCCACTCTTTGCCTTTCGGAACTCTTTTGTCACTCTAAGATG GTCTTCAACTGCCCCAATTTGAAGGAGATCTCCCTGATTTTTTCTCGTCAAGAGAATGAAAACACTGATCTTACAGCTATGGTGAATGGTCTTGGAAGGAGCTGTCCAAGACTACAGAACATTCATGTTGCCTCAGTTCGGCTGACACATGCTGTTGTGCTTGCTCTAACAGCAGCAAATTTAAG GGGATTAAGAATGCTTTCACTTGTACTAGGATCAGAAATTACTGATGCATCTGTTGCTGCTATTGCTTCGAGCTACTCGAGGCTCGAATTACTTGATTTGAGTGG GTCTAGTATTAGTGACAGTGGCATTGGGATGATATGCAATGTATTTCCGGAGACATTGTTGAAACTTCTCCTTGCTCTTTGTCCAAACATCACATCAA GTGGCATACAATTTGCTGCAGCTCAGTTGCCTAATCTAGAGCTAATGGATTGTGGAATGAGCATATGCGATCCGGATCTAGACAGTCCAGCAGAACAGGAAAATGATACTGTTGAGTTACAAAGAACACCAAGTAGTAAATTACACCTTATTTATCAGAAACTGATTATTAAGCACAGCCACTTGAAGAAACTCAGCTTATGGGGTTGCTCTGGCTTAGAT GCATTATATCTTAATTGCCCAGAGCTTAGTGATTTGAACCTGAACTCTTGCATGAATTTAAATCCAG GAAGATTGCTACTTCAGTGCCCCAATCTGGAAAGTGTACATGCATCAGGTTGCCAAGACACATTGGTTGAAACTCTTCAGAATCAG GTTTGTGGTGATTTTATGGCTGAAGACAATCATTATCCTTGTAAACGTCTTCCTGATGGCTCAAAAAGGATCAGAGTTCCTCATTCATACAGTCCCCAG CCATTTGATGAtggaaagagaaagagaaggcTTTCAAAGCAACGTTGTGCAGTGCTTGTTTATTAG
- the LOC125871672 gene encoding E3 ubiquitin-protein ligase RGLG3 has product MGNQESALNDSHSDHYHHSPERVSYQIDSNPQYQPTTYAESSVDSNYPAQETSYAGGSDRANYQRNQQASYIADNFKSLDEVVTALREAGLESSNLILGIDFTKSNEWTGKSSFNRKSLHSVGHTANPYEQAISIIGRTLSPFDEDNLIPCFGFGDATTHDQHVFSFYPDHRPCNGFEEALTRYKEIVPYLKLSGPTSFAPIVNAAVDIVEANNGQYHVLVIIADGQVDTLPGSLSPQEQATVNSIVAASEYPLSIILVGVGDGPWDKMKRFDDNIPQRAFDNFQFVNFTKIMSERSEMAKKETAFALAALMEIPFQYRATQRLRFRESNTGPRTRPFPPPREVIDHDFAVKSVPHVTSYEPVDSGAAEQVCPICLTNPKDMAFGCGHLTCKECGATIQLCPLCREPIKTRIRLYS; this is encoded by the exons ATGGGGAATCAAGAGTCTGCCTTAAATGACTCTCACAGTGATCATTATCACCACAGCCCAGAACGTGTAAGTTATCAAATTGACTCCAATCCTCAATATCAGCCTACTACATATGCAGAAAGCTCTGTGGATTCAAACTATCCAGCTCAAGAAACATCATACGCCGGGGGTTCAGATAGAGCAAACTATCAAAGGAACCAACAAGCCTCTTACATAGCTGATAACTTTAAATCTTTGGATGag GTTGTTACCGCATTGCGAGAAGCAGGCCTTGAGTCATCAAACTTGATTCTTGGCATTGATTTCACCAAAAGCAATGAATGGACAG GGAAGTCTTCATTCAACCGGAAAAGCCTCCACTCAGTTGGTCACACAGCTAACCCATACGAGCAAGCCATCTCTATAATTGGGCGAACTTTGTCTCCTTTTGATGAAGACAACCTGATACCATGTTTTGGATTTGGTGATG CAACCACACACGATCAGCATGTGTTTAGCTTTTACCCTGATCATCGGCCTTGCAATGGATTTGAGGAAGCTCTTACAAGATATAAGGAAATTGTTCCTTATCTGAAATTATCAG GTCCAACTTCATTTGCCCCAATAGTCAATGCTGCAGTTGATATAGTGGAAGCAAATAATGGGCAGTATCACGTCCTTGTCATTATCGCAGACGGACAGGTTGACACTCTGCCTGGAAGCCTTAGCCCTCAAGAACAGGCTACTGTAAATTCCATTGTTGCTGCTAG TGAATATCCTCTTTCAATTATTCTGGTTGGTGTTGGAGATGGCCCGTGGGATAAAATGAAACGTTTTGATGATAACATTCCACAACGGGCATTTGATAACTTCCAG TTCgttaattttacaaaaattatgTCTGAGCGTTCAGAGATGGCCAAGAAGGAAACAGCCTTTGCTCTTGCTGCACTAATGGAAATTCCATTTCAGTACCGAGCCACACAACGCCTTCGATTCAGAGA AAGCAATACAGGCCCTCGTACAAGGCCATTTCCTCCTCCTCGTGAAGTAATTGATCATGACTTTGCTGTCAAATCAGTGCCACATGTGACAAGCTATGAACCTGTTGACTCAGGAGCTGCAGAACAA GTTTGTCCCATTTGCTTGACAAACCCAAAGGACATGGCTTTTGGATGTGGTCATCTG ACATGCAAGGAGTGTGGTGCCACGATACAATTGTGTCCTTTATGCCGGGAGCCCATTAAAACTCGCATAAGACTATATAGCTAG